From the genome of Eriocheir sinensis breed Jianghai 21 chromosome 55, ASM2467909v1, whole genome shotgun sequence:
ATCCgcttcccttcgttctttcctcccattcccacaCCAGGAGCTAGATAAGTGATTTCTGATCCCCGGCCGTCTCATCGCTGTCGGTACGAGTAAAAATGATCAACTCCTGTTCCACTGCATCGTCTTGGAAGCGGTCCTGATCAGTGTAAGTAAGGACAATACTAatatcctcttccctttattctttcctcccactCGTGCGCCGTGTTATCTCATCGCTGTcaataagagtaaaaaaaagcaaCTCCTGGCCCCCTGCATCGTCGTGGGAGCGGCCCTGATCAGTACAAGTTAAGACAATGATATCATCTGCGtcccttcgtcctttcctccCACCAAGACAAGTGAATTCTGATCCCCTCCACCTCATCACCGTCCGCACCAGTAAAAAAGCGCACTCTCTGCCCCCCTGCATCGTCCTGGGAGCGGCCATGGTCAGTACAAGTTAAGGGAATGATATCACCTGCgtcccttcgtccttccctcccacacGCGCGCTGATCCAAGTCGAGAGCATGACCACGTCCATCAAGCGTCGTAATTACCATTCTTTCAGGTCCAGTCAAGCGGTGATGGCTCGGAGGGGCGACGTGTGCTGTATGATAATCCGGTGCTGCGTCTTGCTCTGCTGCTGCCCCCTCCGCCACGGCCTcggcacccccacacacacctcctcgaCCTGCCTTCACCACCCGTCCCCCGCTGACATCCTACAGGAGACGGTGCAGGAGGAGGATCATGAGTACGACGTGAAGCTCCTGCCGGCGGATCGTCAGGTGTCGGCGTTCCTGCAGTATGACCAGACCCAAAGGTGAGCTGTGCCTCGAGACTCGGTATAAAGAACAAGAAGCCTATTGTACTGAAGCTGAGGAGACGGAGAGCGATTGGGGTTGGCactgatgaaaggaaagggagaaaaaaagccaGTCGATGTTCCTCCACTTAGTTCCCGGAGGCTTTTAAAGGTTTTATTGAGCTTTTGATATGCAACAGGTGCGTGAGGGCAGATAAGCAACCAGATGTATGCAGGTATTAAGGAGGCGCGGTGTAGGCGGGCCATGAATGATTAAACGGCCCGGGGGTTAAAAGAGCAGCAACAGGTGTGAgcggggaaagaaaatgggagcgtGTGTGTACGGAAGGGGGCTGAGGATGCATaaacaggtgtgtggaaggtggGGAgcagcgcggtggtggtggtctggtgtgtgtgtgtgtgtgtgtgtgcagagaggTGTGGCAGGTGTGGAGGATGTGACGCAGGTCTGGTGTCGCCCGCAGGTTGGTGTTCCCCCTGGCGGAGTGTggccccatcaccatcactgttacTCCCTGCGACTTCCCTCTGTCGTGGACGTTGACGCTGCGCCCCCACCGCTGCCGCGAGGAgaggacgccgccgccgccgcggggCAAAAAGATAAGAGCCATCGTTAGCTCAGTGGGTGGGCGCGGCGccttccaccaccgccaccgccacaacACAATAACAAATGTCTCTTATAACTCCACTAAGCTGCTGCGACGCGACGGGCGGAACGAATTTTCCTCTTTCAGAATCTGGCAGCAGGCGGCAAGCAGACCCAATGACACCACAGTCCCTGCGGGAAGGCTAGGCGTGGGGGCTGCAGcgcgggaggaggcggtggaggaggggcagacgcaggcggcggtggtggaggagcaGTACGAGGGGCACGAGCCGAGGCAGTTCATGCGGCGGGAGGCGCCCGCCGGCCTATACGTGCTGCAGGTGCGTCAAGGCGTCGCTTGATTCCCACCAGCTGCTGTTTTGATAATAACTCAAAATAATGTTGCCCAATAAAATGTAAAGTTTAAGGGCATGACGGGCAGGGGAGAGTGACAGGCGAGACAGCGGCAGGGAAAGGTTAACGTGCCCCAAACACAGCTGCACGCCGGGCGGGGCGCCACACACGTCCACATCCTCGTCACCTGCCTCTGGACGCCGCCGTCCACCACCGCGCTCGTCACCGCCACGCCCGCCGCTCACGGACGGGCCATCACCCTCCACTGGCCCGGCGGCAGGTGAGTGATCGTCAGCAGATTGTCGTGCCGCAGGTACCGGTGTCGTTACCTCTTCGACATAAAtcatatggtctctctctcttttttctttatttatttttacatcttacatagtgcAATTTAATACAAATATGTCGATGATCGGGCACCGGCCCGCCGCtgaaaaagtctctctctctctctctctctctctctctctctctcccggcaggAGCAGCGGCAGCGGAGGCTACTGCTTGGCGGTGAGCGAAGGCcgccccttcccgtccctctgcGCTGCCCGCGCCGCCCTCTCCCACGCCCGCCACGCCGAGAAGTGGCCGCGGGCCATCCTGGGCTGCACCGACAAGCCGTGGTATGAGTTGCCACACGCGCCGCGCCGAGCCCTGCACGTGGCAGTGTGGGAGGTGGGTCACGCGGGGCCGCCCCTCGGCACGGGGCTGGTGCCCGCCATGCGTAGCAGGAGGATACCCCGCCTCAGGCCCGGCGCCCTCATGAGGCTGACGCCGTCGACGGTGGGCACGGCTGTGGCAAGGTTTCGTGTGCGTCGAAGAGGCAAACGGCTGCACGTGATCGCCGTGGCGTGCGGGGCTAAGCTTAGACTGAAGGTGATGGCGCCCCACGGAGAGCGGCTGGCCAGCGCCACGGGGAACCTGGGCGCCTTGCACTTAGCGGTGAAGAAACGTCAGACTCTGCCCAAGGTGCTCGTGATGCGTCTCATCACCTGGCCCACGGGGGCGGCGAGCGAGGTAATCCTGACCGCCTCTTACTCCGCCCGCGCTCTTTCGCTCCCACGTCTTCCGCGCAACGCCCGCGTCAGGCTGAGGGGCATCACCTGCACTTCCGCTACCCTGAGATGGTCGGCGGCGCGAGGCTCCCACGCCTACTGCCTGCTGGTGAAGGAGGACAGGAGCGGCAAGACGTGGCGCACACGGCCGCCGCGACAGTGTGGCTGGGAGGCGGCGCTCAAAGAGACGAACTTCGCCGCCAAGTGGTGCAGCGAGCCTACCACGGCGGGCCGCCAAGAGAGGACGCTGCACGCCCTGGCGCCCGGCACCACTTACATCGCCACCGTGCTGTCCCGCCACCCAACCACAGGCCGCGCCCTCTCCTTCACGCCTGCCCGCTTCACTACACTTTCCCCTTGCCCCtccgccgccaacaccaccacaagccccgccgcctccaccactcCATGAGCCCACACCCTCACAACACCTCCCTTGACACCTCCGTCATCGACTCGCCATCATTACGCCGTCCACGCGAGTGACATCGCCACACGCAACCGCCACCAAACTCAACCGACCATCATCGTCTCTTCACACCGTCACGTCGCCCGCCAGATTCTCCCCTCGCCTCTCATCATCACCAGGAAGCAGACACTTAATAAAAGTATATTTTCTCTTTAATCCAAAGTAAATTTCATTTCGGTGGATTGAACAAACATCCCGTAATATAATTATGAAGAATAAAAGGACAACACTTAGTTATAAACCTGACCCGTAAAAAAGATatatagtaataattataataataataataataataataataataataataataataataataataataataataataataataataataataataataataataataataataataataataataataataatgataataataataataataataataataataataataataataataataatgataataataataataataataataataataataatgataataataataataataataataataataataataataataataataataataataataataataataataataatagtaataataataataataataataataataataataaaaataataataatgctacgtAATAATTATGACAAAAAAAGTAACCGAGACTGATAGGATGCACTGAGGAAGCACGCGGCCGCGGAGGAGGTCACGCGCATGCCCAGCCCGTGTTACCTACGTACGGGTGCCAACTAGAGCATTAAGTGGCCATCAGCATCAATAAATATTAAAACCCTCCGTTCCTTGGctacctccaccccctcccccctccggcAGGAACTTGGGGCTATGTTACACTTCATGAAAGCACGACAGGGGCTACagggggcggggaaggggctGTCTCGGGGCGAAAGCTAGAGGAAATATTGTCCACTGTTGCTGTCTGTGGGCCTCAGTTATCTTGCATCAGTGGTGTTCCTGCAGtgggtggcaggggtggtggtggagcaggacTTCCAGGTAACGTCGACGTTACATGGCCAGGGAGAGGGACGGGAAGCACCCTCGGGTCATGACCCACGCCCCTCATCGACGTTGGATGGCAGGAGGCCGCCTGTTCacgtatgtatatgtgtgttgtgtgttaggCCAATGTGGAATACCTTCTAGCACTCGTTGTACAGGTGTGGAGGGTTGGCGGCGGGGAAGCCATGCGTGCGTCGGGACACTGGCTGTGAGGGAAACTCAAACACTTGTCACTATTTTTTCCGTCGTACATAACTGTGCCGTGCGCACATTGGTTCACGATACTATATATACAGAGACCCATTACACAAAACATAAGATATAGTTCTGTTACTGtgcatagaacataagaacataaagaacataagaacatagggaaactgcaagaggccgggtggcctac
Proteins encoded in this window:
- the LOC126983985 gene encoding uncharacterized protein LOC126983985 translates to MARRGDVCCMIIRCCVLLCCCPLRHGLGTPTHTSSTCLHHPSPADILQETVQEEDHEYDVKLLPADRQVSAFLQYDQTQRLVFPLAECGPITITVTPCDFPLSWTLTLRPHRCREERTPPPPRGKKIRAIVSSVGGRGAFHHRHRHNTITNVSYNSTKLLRRDGRNEFSSFRIWQQAASRPNDTTVPAGRLGVGAAAREEAVEEGQTQAAVVEEQYEGHEPRQFMRREAPAGLYVLQLHAGRGATHVHILVTCLWTPPSTTALVTATPAAHGRAITLHWPGGRSSGSGGYCLAVSEGRPFPSLCAARAALSHARHAEKWPRAILGCTDKPWYELPHAPRRALHVAVWEVGHAGPPLGTGLVPAMRSRRIPRLRPGALMRLTPSTVGTAVARFRVRRRGKRLHVIAVACGAKLRLKVMAPHGERLASATGNLGALHLAVKKRQTLPKVLVMRLITWPTGAASEVILTASYSARALSLPRLPRNARVRLRGITCTSATLRWSAARGSHAYCLLVKEDRSGKTWRTRPPRQCGWEAALKETNFAAKWCSEPTTAGRQERTLHALAPGTTYIATVLSRHPTTGRALSFTPARFTTLSPCPSAANTTTSPAASTTP